TATTATCGCTGTCGTCGGCATCGTAAAAATTTTGACTTTCAAGCAGTTGTCGAAGGGCGGGTTTTAGCTCGTAATTATTATCGTAAATAGTGGTGGCCAAGGCTTCAATTATGTCGGTTTCAATTTCGGTGGTAATATTAGTGCTAACAAAATAACGATACAAGCGGCGGGCAATAAAGCGCGCTGTTTCTTTTTGGTTAAACACCATACTAATATATTCTTGTAGTTCGGTGTGCATTTCGGCTTGTGTTTTACCACCTTTTATGGTTTGGTTGCCAAAGGCCGAGCTAAAAGTTTTATCTTCGGTATCGTGTTTGTAAATATTTGTTTTGCCCATGGCAATTCCGGTTACCGGGTCAATATTGTCGGTACGGTTGCCAAATTTAAAACCGGTTAGCACCCGTGCGCCTTCTTTTACATCGGTTTCGGTATAGTTGGTATAATTGCCTTCGCCAATTTGGGGGCCTTTGCCAATGGTAAACAGTTCTAAAAATTCGCGGGCGTAGTTTTCGTTTGGCTTTCCTTTTTCGTTAAAAGTATTATCTAAGTAGCGCAACATCATGTTATCTACGGTCATGCGGTAGGCCAATGATTTGTAGTTGCCTAAGGCATAGAAGCGCAACAAACCCAAATAATCGAAAAAATAAGGCGATTGAGCAGCATTACCCTCGGTGGTAAAACAGCCATGTAAAAAAAACATCATTTTATGGGCAATTGAGCCATCTTGCCTTGCTTCGTTGAGCCACCACCCCTTAACAAACTGGCGCAGCCCGTTTTCTATGGTTAGGGGGTCGGTGCCGCTGTTAATCCAACCTTGGCCTGTTTTGGGGTCGATGGGTTCAGCTATTGTCGGTTCTTTGGTAATAAACAGCACATCTAAGGCTTGCGAGGGGGTAAGTTCGGCAAAGCTATCAAGGGTAGCTTTTGAGTAAGCATAACTGGCACGGCGCAATAAGTGCGCAGCCAAGCGCAAACCAAGTTTTTGCGTAAAAGGAGCTATTGAGGCCATAAAAATGGTTTATGGATGTATAAATTAAAAAATAATTGTTATGATTATAGTATTGCTTAAATTGTTTCCGGATAACGCTAATCTGAAACCACAAATCCAATAAATCTATCCGGAAATACAAAACACAATGCGAATTTAAACTAAGTTTATTGAATAGACAACTGACCAATGATTTTTATTCGCGGTAGCTGAAAAAAAATAACAAAACTGCCTATTTATTCATAGTGCTTTTGTTTTATATTAACAAGTAATATTTGAGTTTTTTCAGAATAGTATTTTCAGTTTCGATTTAAAAACACCCAAAGGCATATCCGGATTAAAAAATGGCAGCGATGGGCAGAATTCATTTAAAGCGGTTAAATAGTTACAAACGAAGAATGGGGAATATCACCAAAATCTTATATTTTAGTTAAGTGGCAACAAGTAAAGTTAAGTGGTAACGAAGGCGAACCAGTTAATTTTAATAATATTACCTCACTTTTACATTCTTTAACTAAAAATTTAGTTGATGCGAAAAAATGTAATTTACCTTTGCACCAAATTATTTACAAACAAAAAATTTTCTTTCAACCATTTTAATTTATTTAAACACATGAATCGTTTAATTATTAGTATCGGTATGGTTTTGTTTTTAGTATTTGGCCTAACAGCCTGCCATAAAAAAGCTAACCCACAAGGCCCCGACACCAGCAGTACAGCCAATAAAACCGAGGCGACTGCCAATAACACTACAACACCAAAACCAGAGGCAAAACCAGTAGCATCAAGACCAACGACAGTAGCTAAACCTACCCCCGCAATAGCCCAGCCATCTACCACACCGGCAGCCGGTAAAGCACAAGGCCAAGATTTGTCGGCAAAAGTAGCCGCCATGCCCAAAACTACTATTGAGTTTACCAATGGCACCGAGTTCGACTGGGGGCAAATTAACGAGGGCGATGTTAAAGAGCATACTTTTACTTTTAAAAACACCGGAAACGCCCCTTTACAAATTGACCGCGCTAAAGGCTCGTGCGGGTGTACCGTACCCGATTATCCCAAAACCCCTATTGCTCCTGGCGCAACCGGCGAAATTCACGTCAAATTTAACTCGAAAGGCAAAAAAGGGCAACAAAAAAAATCGGTTACTATTTGGGCAAATACCACCCCCGAAAACAGTATGTTATATGTAAAAGCTGCCGTTACCCCTGCCGCCACCCCAGCTGGAAATGGAAACACCACACCTAATACCGGCGGACACTAATACTTAAATACTGCATTATAAAAACTTAAAGCTGGCAATTTGTTTAATTGTCGGCTTTTTTAATTTTATACTTAGCTTGAGATGCCTAACCCGCCTACTACATGCCGGATGAATTTGTTTGTTACTTGTAGTTGCAACAGCTAAACTAAGAACCCGAAGGGTTCAAATGTTTATAGAACGGGTTGTATTGGGTTTATCTATAAACATAAAATCCCTTCGGGATTAATTGATTTGTTAAAAAACAAGTGTCGAAGTTTGCTATTTTACCTTGCCGTATTAAAACACAGGGCGCGCACCCAGTCGTAGGCGTAAATGCGGTTGGTTTGGGGGTCAATACAATTCAGGGTCTTGTTTTCGAAACGGAGACAAATTAATGTTAAATTTATGATTTTCTAAATATTTTTCTAAATTGTTGAGGGTTATTTAAAAATATCTTATCCGGAAAATTGCTAAGTATGTGCTTGGGTTATCTACTCCTTAAACCTTAAATACAGTATCGAACATACCTGTTAAATCTAATTGCTTACAAAAATCCTATCTTTGCCCTTGTAACTGATGTGCTTTTATCCTAGTTTTAATAAAAAAACAACCTTGCCCGCGGTTATTTGCGTTAAACTAATAATTACTTTTTAGCAAGATAAAAATTTATGCTGCCAATTTATTTAAGGGCCTTATTTGTTTTGTTTTTTGTGCCCATTTTGCTTGGTTTTGCCTCCGGATGTTGTAAAGATAACGACCGAGAAACCTTAATTGGCAGTTGGCAAATGACCCAAATCCATTACCAGCTAACGGGCGAAGTTGGCCACGAGCCATCAAATATCGCACGGCCAATAGTATTGACGTTTAACGACCAAAATCAAATAACAGGGCAAACTATTGAGCACACTTTAACGGCAAATTACCAAACCGATAACGACAGCCAATTAGAAATTACCAATATTAACGCCACCGGCACCGACCAAAATTTATGGGGCAAAAAATTGTTAATTGCCTTAGGAAACACATCATCTTATAGCCGTAAATGCAACGAACTGCGAATTTATTACAACAAAGGTTTGGAATATATTAAATTTGAGCGACAAGAATAGTAATTTTGTTCTTAATTAAATTATCCGGATGATTTATTGTATTTTCGCACAAGGCTTTTTATGAAAAAAATTGATTCGTTTATACTGCGGGCATTTGTTGGGCCATTTATTGCCACCTTTTTTATAGCTTTATTGGTGCTTATTTTGCAGTTTCTATGGAAATATATTGACGATTTAGTTGGTAAAGGCTTAGAGTTAGGTATTGTGGCCGAGTTAATGTTTTATATGTCGGCAACTATGGTGCCCTTGGCAATGCCCATTGCCGTACTGTTGGCTGCCATTATGACCTTGGGCAATATTGGCGAAAATTATGAGTTGGTGGCCATTAAATCTTCGGGCATTTCGTTGATACGTTTTATTATGCCCTTAATTATTGTGGCTGTTTTAGTGAGTGGATTGTCGTTTTTATTTGCCAACAATATTGGCCCAGTTGCCAACTTAAAGGCCATGACCATGTTATACTCGGTTACGCGCCAACGCCCTGCACTGAATATTAAACCGGGCGTATTTAACGATGGCATTCAAAATTATGTTATATATGTTGGCGAGTTGGCCAAAGGTGGCCGCGAAATGCGCAATATAATTATTTATGACCACAGCGAAAGGCAGGGCAATGTAAACTCGTTATACGCCGAGCGCGGCGAAATGCACCGCAACGAAGCCGACAGCTCGCTAGTGTTTTTGTTGTACAACGGTTACCAAGTCGAAGAACCAGCATCGGGGGGCAACCCCTCAGGGCCAGGCCGCAACCCTACAAATGCTTTTATTCGCAATAATTTTACCGAATACCGGATGTTGTTTGACCTGTCGAACTTTAGTTTTAACCAAGCCGATGAAAACATGTTTAAAAATAGTATTAAACTAATGAACGTCAACCAACTGACGGCGCATAACGATTCTATCCGGAAAAAAATGACCGACCGCGTTTCGTATTTAGAGGCTAACCTAAAAACAAATTTTATTTTTTTTAAAGACAGCACTTTTTTTAAAACATATCAAGCGCAATTAAATCATCCGGAAATTAACCCTTTGCTGCAAAACCAAACAAATTTTGCCCAAATTTTAACCGAATTTCCACCAAACATGGCTGTCGAAATTAAACAGGCAGCTACCCGTAACGCCCGAAATGTTAAAAACTTTGCCCGCCTTGAAAAAACTCAACAGGGCAATTACGAAAACCAAATTATTAAGGCAGGCGTTATTTTGCACCAAAAAATTACCTTGTCGCTGGCTTGTTTTGTGCTGTTTTTAATTGGCGCGCCCTTGGGTGCCATTATTCGCAGAGGGGGGTTAGGAATGCCCATGATTGTAGCAATTGCCTTTTTCCTTAGCTTCCATATTTTATCAACCATTGGCAAAAAAATGGCCGAATCTAAGCTTATCAGCCCATTTTTAGGCGGCTGGATGCCCTTGTTTATTTTGTTTCCTGTAGGTTTGTTTTTTATTTACAAAGCTATGAACGACTCGGCGTTGTTTAATATTGAAAACTATTTGCCACGCTTAAAATGGGGTGCTAAATTTTTTACTAAAAAAAACAGTCCTACTAAAAAATAAGTAAGCAATATTAAATATAATCTTATTTGTTATGAGTAATTTTTGGCGACTTGTTTTTATTTTGGGCTTGCTAAGCATATTGGCATATTTTGTATTTCATTTACAAACTATATTGTTGTATTTGCTTATTGCCGGAATTTTGGCTTTAATTGGTGCGCCTTTAACTACCCGCTTGCACCAAATTAGCTTTGGCGGCAAAATCAGGCTTCCGCGCTGGGTGGGGGCTATCTTAACTTTAATCTTGTTTTATTTAGTGGTGGTGGGTATTGTTGCATTGGTTGTTCCGGTAATTTATGGCGAAATTGATATGATAAGCAATTTGAATTTTCAAAGCATTACCAAGCAATTAGAGTTGTCGTTAAACAGTGCCGATTCTTGGATTAACCGTTTTAATTTACACGATTCGAGCTCGGCGGTAAGCGATGCCATTCGCGACGGGTTTACCAATTTGGTCAATATGGGCAATGTATCGGGTATTTTTTCGTCTTTGGTCGGTTTGCTGGGCAATTTAGCGGCTGCCACGTTTTCAATAACGTTTATTACTTTCTTTTTTTTAATTGACCCACAAATACCATACAGAGTGGCCGTAGCCTTTGTTCCGGCAAAATGGGAGTTTAAATTTCAACATGTAACCACTACCTGCCAAACTTTATTGCGCCGTTATTTTATTGGCGTTCTAATACAAATAACATTAGTAGCTATAATTACCGTTTTAGGATTAAGTTTAGTAGGCGTTAAATATGCTTTATTAATTGGCTGTTTTGCCGGATGTATTAATATAATTCCCTTTATTGGGCCGCTTATAGGCAGTATTTTTGGCATGTTGGTAGGCATAACTGCCTCGTTAGATGACCCTAATTTTTATGGCACTTTATTGCCATTGGCTTTTAAAATTTTTACGGTTTTTTTGGTGGTACATATTATTGACAACGTTTTTTTTCAGCCCTATATCTTTTCGAACAGTATTAAAGCCCACCCCTTAGAAATATTTTTGGTCATACTTATTGCCGGTACAATGGCCGGCATTGTGGGCATGTTGTTGGCCATGCCTTGTTATACGGTCATTAGGGTGGTTGCCATTGAGCTCAACAAAGAGTTTGGCTTTATAAAATTAAACACTCATGTTCACAAAAATGATTAAAAAAATAGGATTCCCCAAAATAGCTTCCACACTTTTTTGAACCCACAACATAATAAATTCTACAGATAAGAACCCAAAGGGTTTAAATGTAGATAAACTCGGCAATTTAATTTTCCAAGCTCCAAAAATTACTTGTCATTGCCATAAAGCAATAATTTTTGATGCCAAACCCAAGCCTTTTTTTCCGGATAAACCTTAGCAACGTACAAGCCCGGCAAAAGTGCCGGGGGTAAAACTAAATTTTGTTGTACAGGTTGGGCGGTATTAACATAAAAACTACTTATAAATACTTCTTGACCCCACAAATTATACAAGGCAAATTGTATTTTTTGTTGGTAATTGCCCTCGGCAGCAGTAATTTGGCCTACAATTTTTATTTCGTTTTGTTGCTGTTTGTTGATGGCCGATGGTATAATTTGCAGTTGAGCTATATTGTTCTGGCTAAACCCTCCGGAGGTGCCACCCACGCACGAATCAACAACTGCCATTACAGGTATGCGAGGGCTTAGGCAAGCATAATTGGGCTCGTCAATTTGCCATTTGTAAAACGAGAAGTAGTTATTAGGTATAATATTTTCGCCCGAGCCGCACTCTTGGCAAAATCCGCCTGTAATGCGCACAAACCCATTTACTTGAAATGGAAATTTTACGGGGCTAAAATTCCGGAAAAACCGAGCTTTTTCGGCTGTGCCGAGCTGGTATTTTTTGCCCGGCAGCAAATAAAAATCTAAATCGTAGCGTTTTGTGCCATATTCAATAAACTGTTTTTTACTTTGTAGTACAAGGCCTGTGCTGTCGCGCAGTTCAATGGTGATTTCGCCCGGCTCAAGGTTAGTAATTTCAACAGATTTAAGCACAAAAGGGCTAAGTGCATCGAATACCAAATACCCGCGATAATTAGGCGGAATAATACCTCCGGGGCCAAAAAACCTATCGTAAGGTGGGCAATAATGGCTTTGCCCTACTACATTTTGCAGGTGTGCGGCATAAAAAACAGTATCGTTGAAGGGTGGGGCAGGGGGGCTAAAATTTAAACCATTTCCTAAAAGGGTTGTATCGGTTTGCGAGGCGTACCAATTAACGGACGAGTCGGCAGCTGA
The sequence above is drawn from the Sphingobacteriales bacterium genome and encodes:
- a CDS encoding DUF1800 family protein, with the translated sequence MASIAPFTQKLGLRLAAHLLRRASYAYSKATLDSFAELTPSQALDVLFITKEPTIAEPIDPKTGQGWINSGTDPLTIENGLRQFVKGWWLNEARQDGSIAHKMMFFLHGCFTTEGNAAQSPYFFDYLGLLRFYALGNYKSLAYRMTVDNMMLRYLDNTFNEKGKPNENYAREFLELFTIGKGPQIGEGNYTNYTETDVKEGARVLTGFKFGNRTDNIDPVTGIAMGKTNIYKHDTEDKTFSSAFGNQTIKGGKTQAEMHTELQEYISMVFNQKETARFIARRLYRYFVSTNITTEIETDIIEALATTIYDNNYELKPALRQLLESQNFYDADDSDNKDEIIGSLLKSPIELLLQAISFFELQIADPKTNPDDHYSKFWSKGIISAFYAIQGFDPFYPPDVAGYPAYYQQPDYTRLWFNASSIIPRYKMPEALLYGKVASLKLTLGTQLDIVNWIKNNISNPYDAETVVYELISYLHPEQPDTDRYNHFLYTVFLDGLSVEDWNYEWDAYIKTSEDGEVKAALNNLINALMIAPEYQVF
- a CDS encoding DUF1573 domain-containing protein is translated as MPKTTIEFTNGTEFDWGQINEGDVKEHTFTFKNTGNAPLQIDRAKGSCGCTVPDYPKTPIAPGATGEIHVKFNSKGKKGQQKKSVTIWANTTPENSMLYVKAAVTPAATPAGNGNTTPNTGGH
- a CDS encoding DUF4847 family protein: MPILLGFASGCCKDNDRETLIGSWQMTQIHYQLTGEVGHEPSNIARPIVLTFNDQNQITGQTIEHTLTANYQTDNDSQLEITNINATGTDQNLWGKKLLIALGNTSSYSRKCNELRIYYNKGLEYIKFERQE
- a CDS encoding LptF/LptG family permease, which encodes MKKIDSFILRAFVGPFIATFFIALLVLILQFLWKYIDDLVGKGLELGIVAELMFYMSATMVPLAMPIAVLLAAIMTLGNIGENYELVAIKSSGISLIRFIMPLIIVAVLVSGLSFLFANNIGPVANLKAMTMLYSVTRQRPALNIKPGVFNDGIQNYVIYVGELAKGGREMRNIIIYDHSERQGNVNSLYAERGEMHRNEADSSLVFLLYNGYQVEEPASGGNPSGPGRNPTNAFIRNNFTEYRMLFDLSNFSFNQADENMFKNSIKLMNVNQLTAHNDSIRKKMTDRVSYLEANLKTNFIFFKDSTFFKTYQAQLNHPEINPLLQNQTNFAQILTEFPPNMAVEIKQAATRNARNVKNFARLEKTQQGNYENQIIKAGVILHQKITLSLACFVLFLIGAPLGAIIRRGGLGMPMIVAIAFFLSFHILSTIGKKMAESKLISPFLGGWMPLFILFPVGLFFIYKAMNDSALFNIENYLPRLKWGAKFFTKKNSPTKK
- a CDS encoding AI-2E family transporter, with the protein product MSNFWRLVFILGLLSILAYFVFHLQTILLYLLIAGILALIGAPLTTRLHQISFGGKIRLPRWVGAILTLILFYLVVVGIVALVVPVIYGEIDMISNLNFQSITKQLELSLNSADSWINRFNLHDSSSAVSDAIRDGFTNLVNMGNVSGIFSSLVGLLGNLAAATFSITFITFFFLIDPQIPYRVAVAFVPAKWEFKFQHVTTTCQTLLRRYFIGVLIQITLVAIITVLGLSLVGVKYALLIGCFAGCINIIPFIGPLIGSIFGMLVGITASLDDPNFYGTLLPLAFKIFTVFLVVHIIDNVFFQPYIFSNSIKAHPLEIFLVILIAGTMAGIVGMLLAMPCYTVIRVVAIELNKEFGFIKLNTHVHKND